The following are encoded in a window of Qingrenia yutianensis genomic DNA:
- a CDS encoding xylulokinase → MKYLLGIDFGGGSSKATLLSHEGKVAATAVTEYPTLYPKTGYAEQNPGDWYDAVKVGIAKLIKESGVSPCDITAVCLDAATHTAVVTDDDFNVVMPSIYWTDTRSIKEAEYLKENYGEMINEKCLHQPSTIWTLPQLLWVKNNMPETFAKIKKIFFAKDYVRHMLCGDYATDFIEAEGSMLFDVNTLSWSEELCKILNFDVKNMPEVKAPTDIAGKITKKAGEDTGLLEGTTVVTGSTDTVMEVFASGAVKEGQMTLKLATAGRICIVTGKAYPDKNLVNYSHLVKGLWYPGTATKACASSYRWYRDTFGGSYKDLDTGAKETPIGADGLMYHPYLNGELTPYNDPKLCASFTGVRASHTKGHFSRAVMEGVGFSLIDCKNAIHEIGIKMGDCATIIGGGAASPIWRQIVADMLNIKLVTTNNSDSSFGSAMTAGVATGVFPSFEEAVEKCSEKVSETLPNEENHKKYLELYKDYKKIHDALAPIYQNRG, encoded by the coding sequence ATGAAATATTTACTTGGTATCGACTTTGGCGGCGGTTCATCAAAAGCAACCCTTTTGTCGCACGAGGGAAAGGTTGCCGCAACCGCAGTTACGGAATATCCCACTCTTTACCCCAAAACAGGCTATGCCGAGCAAAACCCCGGCGACTGGTATGACGCGGTAAAGGTCGGCATTGCAAAGCTTATCAAAGAAAGCGGTGTCAGCCCCTGCGACATCACCGCGGTATGCCTTGACGCGGCAACTCACACCGCCGTTGTCACCGATGACGATTTTAACGTTGTTATGCCGTCAATCTACTGGACGGACACGCGAAGCATTAAAGAGGCGGAATATTTAAAAGAAAATTACGGCGAAATGATAAACGAAAAGTGTCTTCATCAGCCGAGCACAATATGGACTCTCCCCCAGCTTTTGTGGGTGAAAAACAATATGCCCGAAACCTTTGCGAAAATCAAAAAAATATTTTTTGCAAAGGACTATGTTCGCCATATGCTGTGCGGCGACTACGCAACCGACTTTATCGAGGCGGAAGGCAGTATGCTCTTTGACGTAAATACGCTTTCGTGGTCGGAGGAGCTTTGCAAAATTTTAAATTTCGACGTTAAAAATATGCCCGAAGTTAAAGCGCCTACAGACATTGCAGGCAAAATCACCAAAAAGGCGGGCGAGGACACGGGACTTTTGGAGGGCACAACCGTCGTTACCGGTTCGACTGACACTGTTATGGAGGTTTTCGCGTCGGGCGCGGTTAAAGAAGGTCAGATGACATTAAAACTTGCAACAGCAGGCAGAATTTGCATTGTCACCGGCAAGGCATATCCCGACAAAAACCTTGTTAACTATTCGCACCTTGTAAAAGGCTTGTGGTATCCCGGCACCGCGACAAAAGCGTGCGCGTCGTCCTACCGCTGGTACCGCGACACGTTCGGCGGTTCGTATAAAGACCTCGACACCGGCGCGAAAGAAACGCCCATCGGCGCGGACGGACTTATGTATCATCCGTATCTTAACGGCGAGCTTACGCCGTATAACGACCCCAAGCTTTGCGCAAGCTTTACAGGAGTGCGCGCGTCGCACACAAAGGGACATTTCAGCCGTGCGGTTATGGAGGGCGTTGGATTTTCGCTTATCGACTGCAAAAATGCCATTCACGAAATCGGCATAAAAATGGGTGACTGCGCAACCATCATAGGCGGCGGCGCGGCGTCTCCGATTTGGCGTCAGATTGTTGCGGATATGCTTAACATCAAGCTTGTCACCACAAACAACAGCGACTCGTCGTTCGGCAGTGCTATGACGGCAGGCGTTGCAACGGGCGTTTTCCCGTCGTTTGAGGAGGCAGTGGAAAAATGCTCCGAAAAAGTGTCGGAAACGCTCCCGAACGAAGAAAATCACAAAAAATATCTTGAACTTTACAAAGATTACAAAAAAATTCACGACGCGCTTGCGCCGATATATCAAAACCGCGGATAA
- a CDS encoding phage distal tail protein, whose translation MRLTFKNSVGTLYFGDGAEFKITAVSGLYVPSKTYGTVRYAEYDGQFTYQSNANARVITLGCDIVSKNLRPALERAMRVLNRAGTLTLDYGDKVRKIECSQVTVSVSDRSTTHAVFGVQFVCDDPYFTDEQPVKAGIHGSVNLITNPITLPCMLSSRDTKRIIENAGDKDVYPIVTIRVVKKGTTASATEYGYKLLNNTTGKSVHLQYTSKAGERIVIDFGKRTVTSIKGGTIITNIIGNIAQGSELADFYLIPGGNEIEAVDLGTDDESLISLEYENKYVEAVY comes from the coding sequence ATGAGGCTTACATTTAAAAACAGCGTCGGAACGCTTTATTTCGGCGACGGTGCGGAGTTTAAAATTACGGCAGTTTCGGGGCTTTACGTTCCGTCCAAAACCTACGGCACGGTGCGTTATGCGGAATACGACGGTCAGTTTACTTATCAGAGCAACGCAAATGCGAGGGTTATAACGCTCGGGTGCGACATTGTGTCGAAAAATCTGCGCCCTGCATTGGAGCGCGCCATGCGTGTGCTCAACCGCGCCGGAACGCTCACTTTGGACTACGGCGACAAGGTGAGAAAAATCGAGTGCAGTCAGGTTACCGTTTCTGTGTCGGATAGAAGCACAACCCACGCGGTGTTCGGCGTGCAGTTTGTGTGCGACGACCCGTATTTTACCGACGAACAGCCCGTGAAAGCAGGTATTCACGGCTCGGTTAATCTTATAACCAATCCTATTACACTGCCGTGTATGCTGTCAAGCCGTGACACAAAGAGAATTATCGAAAACGCCGGCGACAAAGACGTTTATCCCATTGTTACAATCCGTGTTGTGAAAAAAGGCACAACCGCGTCGGCAACGGAATACGGATACAAGCTTTTGAACAACACCACGGGCAAGAGCGTGCATTTACAGTATACGTCAAAGGCCGGGGAAAGAATTGTTATTGATTTCGGCAAGAGAACGGTTACAAGCATAAAGGGCGGTACTATTATCACAAATATAATAGGAAATATTGCGCAAGGCTCGGAGCTTGCCGATTTTTATTTAATTCCCGGCGGAAACGAAATTGAAGCGGTTGACCTCGGCACCGATGACGAGTCGCTTATATCGCTGGAATACGAAAACAAATATGTTGAGGCGGTGTATTAA
- a CDS encoding minor capsid protein, giving the protein MLTVKVSFDMTDAIVKRRGIENFGPVHNRINNIILSYCEPYIPKRSGALIASGKSGVGIVSWSVPYAKKQYYENKGRGLRGRLWFDRMWASRKGEIMAEVNRSEGIYNKNQAYANMTNGPRRLDNFGGRRWL; this is encoded by the coding sequence ATGCTGACGGTTAAAGTTAGCTTTGATATGACCGACGCGATTGTAAAGCGCAGGGGCATTGAAAATTTCGGTCCCGTGCACAACCGCATTAACAACATTATTTTAAGCTATTGCGAGCCGTACATTCCGAAAAGGAGCGGTGCGCTTATCGCAAGCGGAAAAAGCGGTGTCGGGATCGTTTCGTGGAGCGTGCCTTATGCGAAAAAGCAATATTACGAAAACAAGGGGCGCGGACTTCGCGGACGGCTTTGGTTCGACAGAATGTGGGCATCGCGAAAGGGCGAAATTATGGCGGAGGTAAACCGAAGCGAGGGAATATACAACAAAAATCAGGCATATGCGAATATGACAAACGGCCCGAGACGGCTTGATAATTTTGGAGGCAGAAGATGGTTATAG
- a CDS encoding siphovirus ReqiPepy6 Gp37-like family protein — translation MADIKFYDFELNLLHIDNAYSSVDWLLKFNDIGTFEAHFPINSPVTKLCMENEYIIAVQGDNQAVITGKKVSSDLTLYGRTPNWFLSKRVTPNFALMYYSPEFIAKQHVAAAMEDVSNFKIVRTSGFTTKIRFWRNVYNPTIKVVSECLARVSAGHKMWFDIGEKKLKYCAVKPSDTGLIISRTNLNAQNLSYTDDFQDSANGGYYEVTDESTSETSWTEIASDKTGLYRWVQVLGGDNEYDAKASLKSKSRKKDVKFDVRDLTYGKDYSLGDIVTVNSEFGGCIRSDRKQITEVNIWYENGNSGEKPVFSDTDL, via the coding sequence ATGGCGGATATAAAGTTTTACGATTTTGAGCTTAATCTTCTGCACATAGACAACGCGTATTCGTCGGTGGACTGGCTGTTAAAATTCAACGACATAGGCACGTTTGAGGCGCATTTTCCCATAAATTCCCCCGTTACGAAGCTTTGTATGGAAAACGAATATATCATAGCCGTGCAGGGTGACAATCAGGCGGTTATAACGGGCAAAAAGGTGTCGTCCGACTTGACGCTTTACGGCAGAACACCAAACTGGTTTTTGTCAAAACGCGTCACGCCTAATTTTGCGCTGATGTATTATTCGCCCGAATTTATCGCAAAACAGCACGTTGCCGCGGCAATGGAGGATGTCAGCAATTTTAAAATTGTGCGTACGTCGGGGTTTACCACAAAAATAAGGTTCTGGCGCAATGTTTACAATCCCACGATAAAGGTTGTTTCGGAGTGTTTGGCGCGTGTGAGCGCAGGGCACAAAATGTGGTTTGACATCGGCGAAAAAAAGCTGAAATACTGCGCGGTAAAGCCTTCCGACACGGGACTTATCATTTCGCGCACAAACTTAAACGCACAGAATTTATCGTATACCGACGATTTTCAGGACAGTGCAAACGGCGGATACTATGAGGTTACCGACGAAAGCACCAGCGAAACCTCGTGGACGGAAATTGCGTCGGACAAAACGGGGCTTTACCGCTGGGTACAGGTTCTCGGGGGCGACAACGAATACGACGCAAAGGCGAGCCTTAAGTCGAAAAGCAGAAAGAAAGACGTGAAATTTGACGTGCGCGATTTAACCTACGGCAAAGATTACTCGCTCGGCGACATTGTGACGGTAAATTCGGAATTCGGCGGCTGCATAAGGAGCGACAGAAAACAGATTACCGAGGTTAACATTTGGTATGAAAACGGAAACTCGGGCGAAAAACCCGTATTTTCGGACACAGATTTATAA
- a CDS encoding head-tail connector protein has product MVDFAFYTEKFSGTLLSEDDFKSLEPRASDYVKFYLGYKFNECDAVKKAICAVCEVYFKLDGRDGIKSETNDGISRTFETGALSRCADGAIAVYLADTGLLYRGI; this is encoded by the coding sequence ATGGTTGACTTTGCTTTTTACACCGAAAAATTTTCGGGCACTTTACTGTCGGAGGACGATTTTAAAAGTTTGGAGCCGAGGGCGTCGGACTATGTGAAATTTTATCTCGGTTACAAATTTAATGAATGTGACGCGGTTAAAAAGGCAATCTGCGCGGTATGCGAGGTTTACTTTAAGCTGGACGGGCGCGACGGGATAAAATCCGAAACGAACGACGGAATTTCACGCACGTTTGAAACGGGCGCGCTTTCAAGGTGCGCCGACGGCGCCATCGCCGTTTATCTTGCGGATACGGGACTTTTATACAGGGGGATATAG
- a CDS encoding bacteriophage Gp15 family protein produces the protein MSILTSALPSFVCVDGEKFEINTDFKVYLSLESIIFDNSVSVYRRTAKILALCYKKLPSSLDGALEALMEFYAGGSDMQKKYDDGRKDNGRVLSFEEDAPYILSSFLTEYGINLLTAHLHWWEFLALLKGLRPSCRLCEVIKYRTVDLSKIKNREQRKFYARQKRLYALKRFEGDGEIAENLLKIF, from the coding sequence ATGAGTATTTTAACTTCGGCGCTTCCTTCGTTTGTGTGCGTTGACGGCGAAAAATTTGAGATTAACACCGATTTTAAGGTTTATCTTTCGCTCGAGAGCATTATTTTCGATAATTCGGTTTCTGTTTACAGACGTACGGCGAAAATTCTTGCGCTTTGCTACAAAAAGCTCCCGTCCTCTTTGGACGGGGCGCTTGAAGCACTTATGGAATTTTATGCCGGCGGAAGTGATATGCAAAAGAAGTATGATGACGGCAGAAAAGATAACGGGCGCGTTTTGAGCTTTGAGGAGGACGCGCCGTATATTTTAAGCTCGTTTCTTACCGAATACGGCATAAATCTTTTGACCGCGCATCTGCACTGGTGGGAATTTTTGGCTTTGCTTAAAGGTTTGCGCCCGTCGTGCAGACTGTGCGAGGTTATAAAGTACAGGACGGTTGATTTATCGAAAATAAAAAACAGGGAACAAAGGAAATTTTACGCTCGGCAAAAACGTCTTTACGCGCTCAAACGATTTGAGGGCGACGGCGAAATTGCCGAAAATCTTTTGAAGATTTTTTAA
- a CDS encoding carbohydrate kinase family protein, with translation MSKIVGIGANVYDTLMVLPNYPNEDTKLRAKGSKAAGGGPCATGLVAAAKLGGEVSFIGSMTDDDKANFLIRDFEKYGIGTDLITIHKGYDTFFSIVMLSEDTASRTIVFDKGNTPALSLNDKQKEAVKNAELLLVDGNEMPAAVEAARIAKENGTKVLLDAGGLYDGIKELLALTDILIPSYEFSLGITGAKTAEDAAKILFDTYKPEVVVITKGKEGGIIYDGKEIISYPAFKVEAVDSNGAGDVFHGAFAFAVQKGYNYHKAAIFSSAVSALKCTKMGSRAAVPSFDETVEFLKEREADEFKENLE, from the coding sequence ATGAGTAAAATTGTCGGAATAGGCGCAAATGTTTATGATACCCTGATGGTTTTGCCCAATTATCCAAACGAAGATACAAAGCTTCGCGCCAAAGGCTCGAAAGCAGCAGGCGGCGGTCCGTGCGCAACGGGTCTTGTCGCCGCCGCAAAGCTTGGCGGCGAGGTGTCGTTTATCGGTTCTATGACCGACGACGACAAGGCTAATTTTCTTATAAGAGATTTTGAAAAATACGGCATCGGCACCGACCTTATCACAATTCATAAGGGCTATGACACGTTTTTCTCAATCGTAATGCTTTCGGAGGACACCGCGTCGAGAACAATAGTTTTCGACAAAGGCAATACTCCCGCGCTTTCGCTTAATGACAAACAGAAAGAAGCGGTTAAAAACGCCGAACTTCTTTTGGTTGACGGAAACGAAATGCCGGCGGCGGTTGAGGCGGCACGCATTGCAAAAGAAAACGGAACAAAGGTGCTTTTGGACGCAGGCGGACTTTACGACGGCATAAAAGAGCTTCTTGCTCTTACCGATATTTTAATTCCGTCCTACGAATTTTCGCTTGGCATTACGGGCGCAAAAACCGCCGAGGACGCCGCAAAAATCCTTTTTGACACATATAAACCCGAAGTGGTTGTCATCACAAAGGGCAAAGAGGGCGGCATCATCTACGACGGAAAAGAAATTATTTCCTATCCTGCCTTTAAGGTTGAGGCAGTGGATTCAAACGGCGCGGGCGATGTTTTTCACGGAGCATTTGCATTTGCCGTTCAAAAGGGTTATAATTATCATAAAGCCGCAATATTCTCAAGTGCGGTGTCCGCTTTGAAATGCACCAAAATGGGCTCGAGAGCGGCAGTGCCGTCATTTGACGAAACGGTTGAATTTTTAAAGGAGCGTGAAGCAGATGAATTTAAAGAAAACCTGGAATAA
- the iolB gene encoding 5-deoxy-glucuronate isomerase — MNLKKTWNKKYGKCEIVTKENSSLKLVAIDMVRLHDGETKTYDEKDTEFGIIIFGGKCKVAGEGFEYNEVGKRKDVFDGPCACVYVPRNTKFTITGIGEVSMCVSKSPSENDHKPALIKPEDVIIKNLGKPGWQREAHFILDERVDADILYIGEAWVEGGQWSSYPPHKHDDDNMPVEAATEELYYYEFDKPQGFGIQRVYTKEGDIDETYTVKSGDMVEMPRGYHPEHCAPGYKNYYLWIMAGKNRGFFMTTDEDHAWLNK, encoded by the coding sequence ATGAATTTAAAGAAAACCTGGAATAAGAAATACGGAAAATGTGAAATCGTAACAAAAGAAAACAGTTCGCTTAAGCTTGTTGCCATTGATATGGTAAGACTTCACGACGGCGAAACAAAAACATACGACGAAAAAGACACCGAATTCGGTATCATTATTTTCGGCGGAAAATGCAAAGTTGCGGGCGAAGGCTTTGAATATAACGAAGTCGGCAAAAGAAAAGACGTTTTTGACGGTCCCTGCGCTTGCGTATATGTTCCGAGAAACACTAAATTTACAATCACAGGCATAGGCGAAGTTTCTATGTGCGTATCGAAATCTCCCTCGGAGAACGACCACAAACCTGCGCTTATCAAACCTGAAGACGTTATCATCAAAAACCTCGGCAAACCCGGCTGGCAGAGAGAGGCTCACTTCATTCTCGACGAAAGAGTTGACGCCGACATTCTCTACATAGGCGAAGCTTGGGTTGAAGGCGGTCAGTGGTCAAGCTATCCCCCTCACAAGCACGACGACGACAATATGCCCGTCGAAGCGGCAACAGAGGAGCTTTACTACTACGAATTTGACAAACCCCAGGGCTTTGGTATTCAGAGAGTATACACCAAAGAGGGCGACATTGACGAAACATACACCGTAAAAAGCGGTGATATGGTTGAAATGCCCAGAGGTTACCACCCCGAGCACTGTGCACCGGGCTACAAAAACTACTATTTGTGGATTATGGCAGGCAAAAACAGAGGTTTCTTTATGACAACCGATGAAGATCACGCTTGGCTTAACAAATAA
- a CDS encoding P22 phage major capsid protein family protein: MAHTLQDRYSDLIDKKLQATLVTKDNYIFNNHYEGNAVGGKVKIPVRSTEVVVGDYDKTSGMSLQTGTTTYIDLNLTYDKAVNEIIDGYDAAAVPDDIVAERLDSAGYALGVVEDTVSINALEADGTIDSDKTALTSSTVYKKIVDLRTKLSEKNVPAQGRWLIVSPEVYGFLLQDTTNFIRQGDLSQALIESGAIGQIAGFTVYESSRLMKNNTALVSNKKTTTEMIAGHPNWCHRVEEWSVPVAVNSLTNTFIGASAVQGRKIFGVKISKADAVIVKRKEV; encoded by the coding sequence ATGGCACACACATTGCAGGACAGATATTCTGACTTAATTGACAAAAAACTTCAGGCTACTTTGGTTACAAAGGACAATTACATTTTTAACAATCACTACGAGGGAAACGCGGTCGGCGGAAAGGTTAAAATTCCCGTGCGTTCCACCGAGGTTGTTGTGGGCGACTACGACAAAACTTCGGGTATGAGCCTTCAGACCGGCACAACCACATACATTGACTTAAACCTTACTTACGACAAGGCGGTTAACGAGATTATTGACGGTTACGACGCGGCGGCAGTGCCCGACGACATTGTTGCGGAACGTCTTGACAGCGCAGGCTACGCGCTCGGCGTTGTTGAGGACACTGTTTCTATAAACGCGCTTGAGGCGGACGGCACAATCGACTCGGACAAAACGGCGCTTACGTCGTCCACCGTTTACAAAAAAATCGTTGATTTGAGAACAAAGCTTTCGGAGAAAAACGTTCCGGCACAGGGAAGATGGCTTATCGTTTCGCCCGAGGTTTACGGATTTTTGCTCCAGGACACAACAAACTTTATAAGACAGGGCGATTTGTCGCAGGCGCTTATCGAGAGCGGTGCTATCGGTCAGATTGCGGGATTTACCGTTTACGAAAGCTCGCGTCTTATGAAAAACAACACTGCGCTTGTTTCAAACAAAAAAACTACCACGGAAATGATTGCCGGTCATCCCAACTGGTGCCACAGGGTTGAGGAATGGAGCGTTCCCGTTGCGGTTAACTCGCTTACAAATACATTTATCGGTGCTTCGGCGGTTCAGGGAAGAAAAATTTTCGGCGTCAAGATTTCCAAAGCTGACGCGGTTATCGTAAAACGCAAGGAAGTTTAA
- a CDS encoding chloramphenicol resistance protein, whose protein sequence is MVIDGIKTFLETCPYLNGAEVGIDFLGSDAYEYTVEIMPEGGTIRKYTDGECIKQVGFVFASRNFYGADNCKNIEFYENFSLWLDECTENGTLPTLGDGLEAIGIEAESSGYLYDSAKNTARYQIQCRLIYHKSGK, encoded by the coding sequence ATGGTTATAGACGGCATTAAAACTTTTTTGGAAACGTGTCCTTATCTTAACGGCGCGGAGGTGGGAATTGATTTTCTCGGCTCGGACGCATACGAATACACCGTTGAGATTATGCCCGAGGGCGGAACAATAAGAAAATACACCGACGGAGAGTGCATTAAACAGGTTGGCTTTGTGTTTGCGTCGCGCAATTTTTACGGCGCGGACAACTGCAAAAATATTGAGTTTTACGAGAACTTTTCTTTATGGCTGGACGAATGTACCGAAAACGGCACCCTGCCGACGCTCGGCGACGGGCTGGAGGCTATAGGCATTGAGGCGGAAAGCTCGGGGTATTTATACGACAGCGCGAAAAATACCGCGAGATACCAAATTCAGTGCAGACTTATTTATCACAAGAGCGGAAAATGA
- a CDS encoding phage portal protein, which translates to MRNYLKSQGYSVLSENFYSDIALWEDWYKGKVKSFHRYNQYNGKKLISRERATLSMAKRVCEDWANLLLNEKFSITASDAKADKFLKKVLKDNNFYASANRLVELAFALGTGAFVEYLSGGEVKIDFIRADMIYPLSWDNGKICECAFASEKMIDGKPHVYLNMHVLRNGKYVILNKLFLRNGARLKEVELPSGVEDVVLCGYTKPFFQIVTPNIVNNTDFDNPMGISVFANSIDILKGIDLIYDSYQNEFRLGKKRIIVPLGIAQMMNTNSGVMPVFDDNDTEFYAIKESDKLTDIREINMEIRASEHEAALKRSINLLTAGCGLGADRYEQTKYGIKTATEVISEKSVLYQNVKKNELVIEKAVGDLAEVILYLGGFKNREVTICFGDGIIEDTQSVFNRAMEEYKNGIIDKCEYFMRVYNLPEGAAKKKAHGIEKRLKNGADEDKALEN; encoded by the coding sequence ATGAGAAATTATTTAAAGAGCCAGGGTTACAGCGTTTTATCCGAAAATTTCTACTCGGATATTGCGTTATGGGAGGACTGGTACAAGGGAAAGGTTAAGTCGTTTCACAGGTACAATCAATACAACGGTAAAAAGCTGATTTCGAGGGAGAGGGCGACGCTTTCTATGGCAAAGCGCGTTTGCGAGGACTGGGCTAATCTTTTGCTCAACGAAAAGTTCTCAATCACGGCGAGCGACGCGAAAGCGGACAAATTTCTTAAAAAAGTTTTGAAAGACAACAACTTTTACGCGTCGGCGAACCGTCTTGTTGAGCTTGCGTTTGCACTCGGCACGGGCGCGTTTGTGGAATATTTATCTGGCGGTGAAGTGAAGATTGACTTTATCCGCGCGGATATGATTTATCCGTTATCGTGGGACAACGGAAAGATTTGCGAATGTGCGTTTGCAAGCGAAAAGATGATTGACGGAAAACCGCACGTTTATCTTAATATGCACGTTTTGCGGAACGGAAAATACGTTATTTTAAACAAGTTATTTTTGCGAAACGGCGCACGTCTTAAGGAGGTTGAGCTTCCATCGGGCGTTGAGGACGTTGTTTTATGCGGTTACACAAAGCCGTTTTTCCAGATTGTTACACCGAACATTGTGAACAACACCGATTTTGACAATCCTATGGGAATTTCGGTTTTTGCCAACTCCATTGACATTTTAAAGGGCATTGACCTTATTTACGACAGTTATCAGAATGAGTTCAGGCTGGGCAAAAAGAGGATTATCGTGCCTTTGGGAATTGCGCAGATGATGAACACAAACAGCGGTGTTATGCCTGTTTTTGACGACAACGACACTGAATTTTACGCGATTAAGGAAAGCGACAAGCTTACCGACATACGCGAAATCAATATGGAAATCAGGGCAAGCGAGCACGAGGCGGCGTTAAAGAGGAGCATAAACCTTTTGACGGCAGGGTGCGGACTCGGCGCGGACAGATATGAACAGACGAAATACGGCATCAAGACGGCGACCGAGGTTATAAGCGAGAAAAGCGTGCTTTATCAGAATGTCAAAAAGAATGAGCTTGTTATTGAAAAGGCGGTCGGCGACCTTGCAGAGGTTATTTTGTATCTCGGCGGATTTAAAAACCGCGAGGTTACAATTTGTTTCGGCGACGGCATTATCGAGGACACTCAATCGGTATTCAACCGCGCTATGGAGGAATACAAAAACGGCATTATTGACAAATGCGAATATTTTATGCGCGTTTACAATCTGCCCGAGGGTGCGGCGAAAAAGAAAGCGCACGGCATTGAAAAAAGACTGAAAAACGGCGCAGATGAGGACAAAGCCTTGGAAAATTAG
- a CDS encoding FAD-binding protein — MKIVVCVKEINCEINPFDECALECALSFDGAEIHIVSMGRERAVDPIKRLSRLGNIKSHLLCDTAFAGSDTLATGYVLSEMIKKIAPDLVICGRQSIDGDTGQVGPAVSEYLNYSLITNVLEIYKTENGKIFTRTRVCDETADFPAVICVDRINTLRFPRIGQKPKEVEILSASGLGVDVKKCGLKGSPTQVVKSFQNEIGTRKCKFVTPDKLAGIIAEERKKESKKIEIKDFDKKLKNVWAVGKDVLAQANSIGENVTLFDIPDEKNISQSEKFISELEDKLKTDVCDAVLFPASFWGRKYAPILQVRLKTGLCADCTYLETDGNELFMYRPALGGDVTAKIKCTKKPALATVRVEAKTENDVIISVGKGAVDYIDDFKSYADKNGFGFGVSRPVVDTGKAPYDCQVGLTGKNVNPKIYVAAGISGAVQHTCAIEKAGVVIGINPDRNARIFSYCDYGIVCTAEEILNVLC, encoded by the coding sequence TTGAAAATTGTTGTTTGCGTTAAAGAAATAAACTGCGAAATAAACCCGTTTGACGAATGTGCGCTTGAGTGCGCGCTTTCGTTTGACGGAGCCGAAATCCACATTGTAAGTATGGGCAGAGAACGCGCCGTTGACCCGATCAAGCGCCTTTCGCGCCTCGGTAACATAAAATCGCATCTTCTCTGCGACACCGCATTTGCCGGCTCGGACACCCTTGCAACGGGCTATGTTTTGTCCGAAATGATTAAAAAAATCGCGCCCGACCTCGTAATCTGCGGACGTCAGAGCATTGACGGCGACACGGGGCAGGTCGGACCTGCGGTTTCGGAATATCTTAACTATTCGCTCATCACAAACGTGCTTGAAATTTACAAAACGGAAAACGGCAAAATTTTCACGCGCACTCGTGTGTGCGACGAAACTGCCGACTTTCCCGCGGTAATCTGCGTTGACAGAATTAACACACTGCGTTTTCCGCGTATCGGGCAAAAACCGAAGGAAGTTGAAATTTTGTCCGCGTCCGGCCTTGGTGTTGACGTTAAAAAATGCGGACTCAAAGGCTCGCCCACACAGGTTGTGAAAAGCTTTCAAAACGAAATCGGCACGCGAAAATGCAAGTTTGTCACACCTGATAAACTTGCCGGAATAATCGCCGAAGAACGCAAAAAAGAAAGCAAAAAAATCGAGATAAAAGATTTTGACAAAAAGCTTAAAAACGTCTGGGCGGTGGGAAAAGACGTTCTTGCACAGGCAAATTCAATCGGCGAAAACGTGACGCTTTTTGACATTCCCGACGAGAAAAACATAAGCCAAAGCGAAAAATTCATATCCGAGCTTGAAGATAAGTTAAAAACCGATGTCTGCGACGCGGTTTTGTTCCCGGCAAGCTTTTGGGGCAGAAAATATGCGCCCATTTTGCAGGTCCGCTTAAAAACAGGACTCTGCGCCGACTGCACTTATCTTGAAACCGACGGAAACGAGCTTTTTATGTACCGTCCGGCGCTCGGAGGCGACGTCACCGCAAAGATAAAATGCACCAAAAAACCTGCGCTCGCAACGGTGCGCGTTGAGGCAAAAACCGAAAACGACGTCATCATTTCGGTGGGAAAAGGCGCGGTCGATTATATCGACGATTTCAAATCGTATGCCGACAAAAACGGTTTCGGTTTCGGTGTTTCGCGTCCCGTGGTTGATACGGGCAAAGCGCCGTACGACTGCCAAGTCGGTCTTACGGGCAAAAACGTAAATCCAAAAATTTACGTTGCCGCGGGCATATCGGGCGCGGTTCAGCACACCTGTGCAATAGAAAAAGCCGGCGTGGTAATCGGCATAAATCCCGACAGAAACGCGCGCATTTTTTCGTACTGCGATTACGGCATTGTATGCACCGCCGAAGAAATTTTGAATGTTTTGTGTTGA